In one Neobacillus sp. WH10 genomic region, the following are encoded:
- a CDS encoding energy-coupling factor transporter transmembrane component T has product MKSISLYVERDSFIHDIDPITKLLYILFALMIPIILPSFTISFFCLGISILLLCVAKVIRKTVPVYSFVFLVLITVVIIQGLFKPENETVLFQLGPVAMYKEGLLYALTITLRVTNIVSSFLILILTTKPSDLVETLVRKGMSPRIGYVIVSVFQIIPEMMSSMGTIMDAQRARGMETEGNLFVRVKAFVPLLGPVILGSLINTKERAMALEVRGFNSKASKTYLYEEKTYTHSRLIQSAILFLVVGAVAWRIFV; this is encoded by the coding sequence TTGAAATCGATTAGCTTGTATGTGGAAAGGGATTCGTTCATTCATGATATTGATCCCATCACGAAACTCTTATACATTCTCTTTGCCCTAATGATTCCTATTATTCTTCCATCGTTTACGATTTCTTTTTTTTGCTTGGGAATTAGTATTCTACTATTGTGTGTGGCGAAGGTTATTCGAAAAACGGTTCCTGTGTATAGTTTTGTTTTTCTCGTGCTGATTACGGTCGTCATCATTCAAGGTTTGTTTAAGCCTGAAAATGAGACTGTTCTTTTTCAATTGGGTCCAGTTGCTATGTATAAAGAAGGGCTGCTATATGCTTTAACGATCACGCTCCGAGTGACGAATATTGTCAGTTCCTTTTTGATCTTGATCCTGACAACGAAACCATCGGATCTTGTCGAGACGCTTGTTCGTAAAGGAATGTCACCAAGAATCGGATATGTCATTGTTTCAGTATTTCAAATTATCCCCGAAATGATGTCGAGCATGGGAACGATTATGGATGCGCAGCGGGCGAGAGGAATGGAGACAGAAGGTAATTTGTTTGTACGAGTCAAGGCTTTCGTGCCGTTATTGGGACCGGTTATCCTAGGGTCGCTTATCAATACAAAGGAACGGGCGATGGCATTAGAAGTGAGGGGCTTCAATTCAAAGGCTTCAAAAACATATTTATATGAGGAAAAAACCTACACCCATAGCAGACTAATTCAGTCAGCAATTCTGTTTCTAGTAGTGGGAGCCGTAGCGTGGAGGATTTTTGTATGA
- a CDS encoding DinB family protein translates to MNAIDLIILNLKETRRRSIILWRSLPDSWIDWRPDKEALTFGEMIRHVWSASFYYHMVLRNSGSVKEEIPAPFDQEPIQSVEKEIELSKPYFDDFISYVQSLTAKELESQLIDRSDVGYQRYLGDMLLRIAYHDAVHTGQFLQYLRMVGLERPLIWD, encoded by the coding sequence ATGAATGCAATTGATCTTATTATATTGAATTTAAAAGAAACCCGCCGGCGCTCTATTATATTATGGAGATCGCTTCCTGATAGCTGGATTGACTGGCGACCCGATAAAGAGGCGTTGACCTTTGGGGAAATGATACGTCATGTATGGAGTGCAAGTTTCTATTATCATATGGTTTTAAGAAATAGTGGGTCAGTTAAAGAAGAAATACCTGCACCATTCGATCAAGAACCTATCCAATCTGTTGAAAAAGAGATTGAACTATCGAAACCGTATTTTGATGATTTTATTTCATATGTTCAATCCCTTACAGCTAAGGAGTTAGAGTCTCAACTTATTGATCGAAGCGACGTTGGCTATCAGCGATATTTAGGTGATATGCTTTTACGGATTGCCTACCATGATGCGGTTCATACAGGACAATTCTTACAATACTTACGAATGGTCGGTTTAGAGAGACCATTGATATGGGACTAA
- a CDS encoding D-alanyl-D-alanine carboxypeptidase family protein yields MMKIKHVVIGMFFLILVGYGSQLNGIKTILDHFSKPKIDSINLSSPIQGEAAIVLDLDSGKVIYEKNDHKKLYPASTTKILTALLAVEYGKITDRITVGKEVQFKTEGESTAWLKEGQVLTLRELLAGLMLPSGNDAARTIAVYIAKKQMDNPHVSEEKALNYFVSMMNKKAKEVGAKDSHFMNPHGLHHPDHYTNAYDLGLIASVAMKNPMFKEIVSRKIYSNEAITYQNRNQLLDSNSPYYFEGANGIKTGFTDEAGYCLVSSAERNGKRLMAVVLKSGKNSVWNDSTTLLTNGFTSSEYVKK; encoded by the coding sequence ATGATGAAAATAAAACATGTGGTAATCGGTATGTTTTTTCTAATCTTAGTAGGTTATGGAAGTCAGTTAAACGGGATTAAAACTATCCTTGATCATTTCTCAAAACCTAAGATAGATTCGATAAACCTGAGTTCTCCCATTCAAGGCGAAGCCGCTATAGTTTTGGATTTGGATTCAGGAAAGGTGATCTATGAAAAAAATGATCATAAAAAGCTGTATCCGGCAAGTACAACGAAAATTTTAACCGCATTATTGGCTGTTGAATATGGGAAAATAACTGATCGAATTACGGTTGGAAAAGAAGTGCAATTCAAAACTGAGGGTGAAAGCACAGCTTGGCTTAAAGAGGGCCAAGTTCTAACATTAAGGGAATTGTTGGCCGGTTTAATGCTTCCTTCCGGCAATGACGCTGCAAGAACCATCGCTGTATATATAGCGAAAAAACAAATGGATAATCCTCATGTTTCAGAAGAAAAGGCATTAAACTATTTTGTTTCAATGATGAATAAAAAGGCGAAAGAAGTTGGAGCAAAAGATTCTCATTTTATGAATCCTCATGGGCTGCATCATCCTGACCATTATACAAACGCCTATGATTTAGGGTTAATTGCCAGCGTGGCAATGAAAAATCCAATGTTTAAAGAGATTGTAAGCAGGAAGATCTATTCAAATGAGGCCATTACCTATCAAAACCGTAATCAGCTGTTGGATTCAAACAGCCCATATTATTTTGAGGGGGCTAATGGGATAAAGACTGGCTTTACGGATGAGGCGGGCTATTGCCTTGTATCTTCAGCTGAAAGAAATGGAAAAAGATTAATGGCAGTAGTGTTAAAATCCGGCAAAAATAGTGTATGGAATGATTCAACAACATTATTAACGAACGGTTTTACCTCATCAGAATACGTGAAAAAATAA
- a CDS encoding ECF transporter S component, whose product MKKQSMWSLRLSTAALVLIPVAVGINYIGKLIAASLKLPLWLDSIGTVLAAMLGGPIVGALAGAINNIIYGFTDPISFVYAITSVAIGLSVGILFFKGYISSWGKAIVAGLIIGLIATVVSTPINIGFWGGTTGNVWGDSLFAFILAKTDSTWLASLLDELVVDVPDKLLVVLISFGIFKGLPRNVVQLYNNNEKIETLD is encoded by the coding sequence TTGAAAAAGCAAAGCATGTGGTCGTTACGTTTATCAACAGCTGCGCTCGTTCTTATTCCAGTAGCAGTAGGTATCAATTATATTGGTAAATTAATTGCAGCATCCCTGAAACTGCCGCTATGGTTGGATTCCATTGGAACCGTCCTAGCAGCGATGTTGGGAGGTCCCATTGTCGGTGCTTTAGCTGGAGCAATTAATAATATTATTTATGGTTTTACCGATCCTATTTCCTTTGTTTATGCAATTACTAGTGTCGCGATTGGCTTATCGGTTGGAATTTTATTTTTCAAAGGCTATATTTCTAGCTGGGGAAAAGCCATCGTTGCCGGTTTAATCATTGGACTTATAGCAACGGTTGTTTCCACTCCAATTAATATAGGTTTCTGGGGTGGTACAACAGGAAATGTTTGGGGAGACTCATTATTTGCTTTTATTCTAGCAAAAACCGATTCTACTTGGCTGGCATCACTGCTTGATGAACTGGTTGTTGATGTCCCGGATAAATTGTTAGTTGTTTTAATTAGCTTTGGTATTTTCAAAGGATTACCTCGGAATGTCGTTCAATTATATAACAATAATGAAAAGATAGAGACCTTAGATTAA
- a CDS encoding response regulator transcription factor — protein sequence MRHILIVDDDKEIVQLIAIYLQNEGYKISKAFNGEEALTLFEKEKIDLIVLDVMMPKADGLEVCRILRAKHHVPIMMVSAKTEDMDKINGLMSGADDYLTKPFNPLELVARVKTLIRRAYLYQEEQNDDEMIKMGSLEVNKTFHTVKVNGCPISLTSKEFAILYIMVSNLGRVFSSEEIFELVWKETYYSANNTVMVHISNLREKLEKELGYKLIKTIWGVGYKIDG from the coding sequence TTGCGACATATTTTAATAGTGGACGATGATAAGGAAATTGTTCAATTGATCGCGATTTATTTACAAAATGAAGGGTATAAAATTTCGAAAGCTTTCAATGGTGAAGAGGCTCTAACTTTGTTTGAGAAAGAAAAGATAGACTTGATTGTATTGGATGTGATGATGCCGAAAGCGGATGGATTGGAAGTATGCAGAATATTACGTGCCAAGCATCATGTTCCGATTATGATGGTTAGTGCCAAGACAGAGGATATGGACAAAATAAATGGTTTAATGAGCGGGGCTGACGACTATTTAACAAAACCATTCAATCCGTTGGAGTTAGTAGCCCGAGTTAAAACGTTGATTCGCAGGGCCTATTTATATCAAGAAGAACAGAACGATGACGAGATGATCAAGATGGGAAGCCTTGAGGTAAATAAAACCTTTCATACAGTAAAAGTAAATGGGTGTCCGATATCATTAACTTCAAAAGAGTTTGCGATTCTTTATATCATGGTTTCGAATTTAGGCAGGGTGTTTAGCAGTGAAGAAATCTTTGAACTAGTATGGAAGGAAACCTATTATTCTGCAAATAATACGGTGATGGTACATATCAGTAATTTACGCGAAAAGCTGGAAAAAGAACTAGGTTATAAATTAATCAAAACAATCTGGGGAGTGGGGTATAAAATTGATGGATAA
- a CDS encoding HAMP domain-containing sensor histidine kinase: MDKYSTSIYARLLSYLLFSLFGAGISTVILGFIIRFIYIYIPLPLELNYLYANMRDTYGFWYLFFIGTIILTVIYYALAIKNMASYFKIISRSVDEISKGRLDIEIPIWKHGGLSPLAQNINQMKEQLEALIEDEKKATQSKNELVTNVSHDLRTPLTSIIGYLGLIEGDQYRDELELRYFVDIAYEKSIRLNRMVNDLFEFTKINNRDLALKLLPFNLIELLKQLAAQFHPELIKADMEIELKASADEVMIEADPDKIMRTFENLISNAIKYGNAGKKITLVVEEQGGNSVVKVINYGKAIPAKAIPFIFDRMYRIEQSRSEETGGTGLGLAIAKGIVELHQGEIIVSSNEAETIFQVQLPLSTIH, encoded by the coding sequence ATGGATAAATACTCAACTTCCATTTATGCCAGATTACTTTCTTATTTATTATTTAGTCTGTTCGGTGCCGGAATTTCAACAGTAATACTAGGATTTATTATTCGTTTTATATATATATACATACCTTTACCGCTAGAATTAAATTATTTATACGCCAATATGAGGGATACCTATGGATTTTGGTACTTATTCTTTATTGGTACAATTATTTTGACGGTCATCTATTATGCCTTAGCAATCAAAAATATGGCATCGTACTTTAAGATAATCAGCCGTTCCGTAGATGAAATTTCGAAAGGTCGTCTTGATATAGAGATCCCGATTTGGAAACATGGGGGATTAAGTCCGCTGGCACAAAACATAAATCAAATGAAGGAACAGTTAGAGGCGTTAATTGAAGATGAAAAGAAGGCGACACAATCAAAAAATGAGCTGGTGACGAATGTGTCGCACGATTTAAGGACGCCGTTAACATCGATCATCGGCTATCTAGGCTTAATTGAGGGAGATCAATACAGAGATGAATTGGAGCTTCGTTATTTTGTCGATATTGCCTATGAAAAATCAATACGGCTCAATCGTATGGTCAACGACCTCTTTGAGTTTACCAAAATAAATAACCGTGATCTTGCCTTAAAGCTGTTACCTTTTAATTTAATAGAACTTCTTAAACAGCTAGCGGCACAATTCCATCCTGAATTAATAAAGGCGGATATGGAGATAGAATTGAAAGCTTCTGCCGATGAAGTGATGATTGAGGCAGATCCTGATAAAATCATGAGGACATTTGAAAACCTTATTTCCAACGCAATTAAGTATGGAAATGCAGGAAAAAAGATTACTCTCGTTGTTGAGGAGCAAGGCGGGAACTCGGTAGTGAAGGTTATCAATTATGGGAAAGCGATTCCTGCAAAAGCTATTCCTTTTATATTTGATCGGATGTACCGAATAGAACAGTCAAGATCAGAGGAAACGGGCGGTACAGGCCTTGGTCTAGCAATTGCAAAGGGAATTGTGGAACTGCATCAAGGAGAAATTATCGTTTCAAGTAATGAGGCGGAAACGATATTTCAAGTTCAGTTGCCGTTGTCAACTATTCATTGA
- a CDS encoding helix-turn-helix transcriptional regulator: MNVYPNFSYIAKLMAEPTRATILDCLMNGQAFPASELAYMAKVSHPTISSHLAKLVEGNLLVMEHYGRHRYYRLASKEVAEVIEKLGTIAPPVEIRSLRQSSQLKQVRFGRTCYDHLAGELGVKVTEALIEKEIVYLEDGLYAVTKKGRKWFLQFGINIDEANTKRRIFAKPCLDWSERRYHISGWLGSTIATRFFENRWIIKTEKTRAVQLTPKGIDALKNHFGITIEKDRIN; the protein is encoded by the coding sequence ATGAATGTATATCCGAATTTTTCATATATTGCAAAACTAATGGCTGAACCGACAAGAGCCACCATTTTAGATTGTCTAATGAATGGTCAAGCATTTCCGGCTAGTGAATTAGCTTATATGGCGAAAGTATCACATCCAACGATTAGTTCCCATCTTGCTAAACTGGTTGAAGGGAATTTACTTGTTATGGAACATTACGGTCGACACCGCTATTATCGACTTGCTAGTAAGGAAGTAGCAGAAGTGATCGAAAAGTTAGGAACAATCGCACCACCAGTTGAAATTCGATCATTACGACAGTCTAGCCAATTGAAGCAGGTCCGTTTTGGCCGAACTTGTTATGATCATCTTGCAGGAGAACTTGGTGTAAAAGTAACCGAAGCCCTAATTGAAAAAGAAATAGTATATCTTGAGGATGGTTTATACGCTGTAACAAAGAAAGGAAGAAAGTGGTTTCTTCAATTTGGAATTAATATTGATGAAGCAAATACAAAAAGGAGGATATTTGCAAAGCCCTGTCTTGATTGGAGTGAGAGACGCTATCATATTTCTGGCTGGTTAGGGTCGACAATTGCAACTCGTTTTTTTGAAAACAGATGGATTATAAAAACAGAAAAGACCCGTGCTGTTCAACTTACACCAAAAGGAATAGATGCATTAAAAAATCATTTTGGTATTACGATTGAAAAGGATAGAATAAATTGA
- a CDS encoding undecaprenyldiphospho-muramoylpentapeptide beta-N-acetylglucosaminyltransferase has product MANKTIVFTGGGSAGHVTPNIAIINELGTDWAIQYIGSKKGIEKELIRKINIPYYGISSGKLRRYIDFENFVDLFRVMKGCMEARKILKKLKPDLVFSKGGFVSVPVIIAAKSLRIPIFIHESDMTPGLANKISQRFATKIFTSFEETKKFFPKNKTMVIGSPIRREVFNGSREKGRKFLGFHLNLPILTIMGGSLGAKKINEAVRESLNQLTERYQIVHLCGKGNIDTNFSNVPGYRQFEYVHEELPDILAATDFVITRGGSNAIFEFLALNIPMLIIPLSLQQSRGDQILNAKAFEEKGYSLTLEEENLTSESLVNYIETVKKRSNEIRRNMKRSRKGEALQTLVNEINKTSLT; this is encoded by the coding sequence ATGGCGAACAAAACGATTGTGTTTACTGGCGGCGGTTCGGCGGGTCATGTCACCCCAAATATTGCGATTATCAATGAATTGGGCACAGATTGGGCGATTCAATATATTGGTTCTAAAAAGGGGATTGAAAAAGAGCTAATAAGGAAAATAAATATCCCCTATTATGGGATTAGCAGTGGGAAACTTAGAAGATATATAGACTTTGAAAACTTTGTCGATCTTTTCAGGGTGATGAAAGGATGTATGGAGGCACGGAAGATTTTAAAGAAACTGAAACCTGATCTTGTGTTCTCTAAAGGTGGTTTTGTTTCAGTCCCGGTTATTATTGCTGCTAAATCATTAAGAATCCCGATCTTTATCCATGAAAGTGATATGACACCTGGATTAGCTAATAAAATTTCGCAAAGGTTTGCTACAAAAATATTTACCTCTTTTGAAGAGACGAAGAAATTTTTTCCGAAAAATAAAACAATGGTTATTGGTTCGCCGATTAGAAGAGAAGTTTTCAACGGTTCGAGGGAAAAAGGTAGGAAGTTCCTTGGCTTTCACTTAAACCTTCCCATCTTGACCATAATGGGTGGCAGTTTAGGTGCCAAGAAAATTAATGAGGCAGTTAGGGAGTCATTAAATCAGCTAACTGAAAGGTATCAAATTGTGCATTTATGCGGTAAGGGCAATATAGATACCAATTTTTCTAACGTTCCCGGATATAGGCAATTTGAATATGTTCATGAAGAACTGCCAGATATTTTAGCTGCTACAGATTTTGTTATTACAAGAGGCGGTTCCAATGCTATTTTTGAATTTTTAGCATTAAATATCCCGATGCTAATTATCCCCTTAAGTTTACAACAAAGCAGGGGCGACCAAATTTTAAACGCTAAGGCTTTCGAAGAAAAGGGGTACTCCCTTACTTTAGAGGAAGAGAATCTAACTAGTGAATCTTTAGTAAATTATATAGAGACAGTTAAGAAAAGAAGCAACGAAATTCGAAGGAACATGAAACGCTCACGAAAAGGGGAGGCATTGCAAACTCTTGTAAATGAAATTAATAAAACTTCATTAACTTAA
- the bioB gene encoding biotin synthase BioB — MNWFTLAKQVIEGYELTNEEAKEILLSNDEDILSLVNGAYEIRRHYYGKKVKLNLIINAKSGLCPEDCGYCAQSIKAKTEIDRYTLISKQTIVEGAKEAKKNRIGTYCIVMSGRKPTNNEVDTVISAVQEIKNEVEHIKICACMGLVSEEQAVRLKSAGVDRFNHNINTSANHHGNITTTHDYEDRVQTIESVKKAGISPCSGVICGMGETDEDIVEMAFALKELDADSIPVNFLHPIKGTKLEDLDELTPIRCLKILSLFRFVNPTKEIRISGGREFNLRSLQNLGLFIANSIFVGDYLTTDGQCADTDFQLIKDLGFEIEDNPFELESQSFAKTY; from the coding sequence ATGAATTGGTTCACGCTGGCAAAACAAGTTATTGAAGGTTATGAACTAACAAACGAAGAAGCGAAGGAAATCTTATTATCCAATGATGAGGACATTTTATCACTCGTTAATGGAGCCTATGAAATTCGCAGACATTATTACGGAAAAAAAGTGAAGTTGAATTTGATTATTAATGCTAAAAGCGGCCTATGTCCTGAGGACTGTGGGTATTGTGCCCAATCGATTAAAGCAAAAACAGAAATTGATCGGTATACACTTATTAGCAAACAAACAATTGTGGAGGGTGCTAAGGAAGCGAAAAAGAATAGAATAGGTACATATTGTATCGTAATGAGCGGCAGGAAGCCAACCAATAATGAGGTGGATACAGTGATCTCTGCTGTTCAAGAAATTAAAAATGAGGTTGAGCACATCAAAATATGTGCCTGTATGGGACTTGTGTCCGAAGAGCAGGCAGTTAGGCTGAAATCCGCCGGTGTGGACCGGTTTAATCATAATATAAATACAAGTGCTAACCATCATGGGAACATTACCACCACGCATGATTATGAGGATCGGGTCCAGACGATTGAAAGTGTAAAGAAAGCCGGAATTTCTCCATGTTCCGGTGTAATCTGCGGGATGGGTGAAACAGATGAGGATATCGTTGAGATGGCCTTTGCACTGAAAGAGCTAGATGCTGATTCCATTCCAGTTAATTTCCTTCATCCAATCAAGGGAACAAAGCTTGAGGATCTAGATGAATTAACCCCGATTCGCTGCTTGAAAATTTTATCTCTATTCCGGTTTGTAAATCCGACAAAGGAGATTCGCATTTCTGGCGGCCGTGAATTCAACCTGCGTTCCCTGCAAAATTTAGGGTTATTCATTGCGAACTCCATTTTTGTCGGCGACTATTTAACAACTGATGGACAATGTGCGGATACCGACTTCCAGCTCATTAAGGATCTCGGATTCGAAATCGAAGATAACCCATTCGAACTAGAAAGCCAATCATTTGCAAAAACCTATTAA
- a CDS encoding nucleoside phosphorylase — protein sequence MEHNLQPHIRIANGHEVQYALLPGDPGRVDEVAKFLENPVEIANNREYKTVKGQYKGVPVFVTSTGIGGVSAGIAIEELKNIGVNVMIRIGSCGALQPNLRLGDLVIASGAVRNDGASYSYINKAYPAIPDTELLFHVINDAKKIGAKNYTGIVRCHDSFYTDKEPEIDKYWSERGILASDMETAALFVIGGLRGIKTASILNVVVEKEGDLEGGINDYIDAKNNSKRGEELEILTALEAIVSYDSTF from the coding sequence ATGGAACATAACCTACAACCGCATATTAGAATTGCTAACGGGCATGAAGTGCAATACGCATTACTGCCAGGAGACCCAGGCCGTGTCGACGAAGTAGCTAAATTCTTAGAAAATCCCGTGGAGATCGCCAATAATCGGGAATACAAAACTGTGAAAGGTCAATATAAAGGAGTACCTGTTTTCGTGACCTCCACAGGGATTGGCGGTGTATCTGCCGGAATTGCTATCGAAGAGTTAAAGAATATTGGTGTTAACGTGATGATTCGGATTGGCAGCTGCGGTGCCTTGCAGCCTAATTTACGTCTAGGCGACTTGGTAATTGCTTCTGGTGCCGTGAGAAATGACGGAGCGTCTTATTCTTATATAAACAAGGCCTATCCAGCAATTCCAGATACCGAGTTGTTATTTCATGTTATTAACGATGCAAAAAAGATTGGTGCAAAAAATTACACAGGTATTGTCAGATGTCATGACAGCTTTTATACTGATAAAGAACCAGAAATCGACAAGTATTGGTCAGAAAGAGGAATTCTCGCTTCAGATATGGAAACAGCTGCTCTTTTTGTAATTGGCGGCTTACGCGGTATTAAGACTGCTTCCATTTTAAATGTTGTTGTCGAAAAAGAGGGGGATTTGGAAGGGGGAATCAATGATTACATTGATGCAAAAAACAATAGCAAACGTGGGGAAGAGCTTGAAATCCTTACTGCACTTGAAGCGATTGTTTCCTATGATTCTACTTTTTAA
- the lepB gene encoding signal peptidase I, giving the protein MVSSKSKKELIGWGKALFIAAAIAVIIRTFLFAPYVVEGASMEPTLHNQEKIFVNKMNYSNNIKRGDIVIIKGQTENYVKRIIGTPGDKIEMNDDHLLINGELYKESYLSENRKAAEEMDIQLTGDFGPIVVPANHYFVMGDNRLRSMDSRNGLDFINKKDIKGKSEFVIFPFSNIREVK; this is encoded by the coding sequence ATGGTAAGTTCTAAGTCTAAAAAGGAGCTTATTGGCTGGGGAAAAGCACTATTTATCGCTGCAGCCATTGCCGTTATTATAAGAACATTTTTATTTGCTCCGTATGTCGTTGAAGGTGCATCAATGGAACCGACCTTACATAATCAAGAGAAAATTTTTGTAAATAAAATGAACTATTCGAACAATATTAAGAGAGGCGACATAGTCATTATTAAAGGGCAAACTGAAAATTATGTAAAAAGAATCATCGGAACTCCTGGCGATAAGATTGAAATGAACGATGACCATTTATTAATCAATGGGGAGCTCTATAAGGAATCCTACCTTTCAGAAAATCGTAAGGCAGCTGAGGAAATGGATATTCAGTTAACAGGGGACTTTGGACCAATTGTTGTCCCTGCCAACCATTATTTTGTTATGGGAGATAATCGCCTAAGAAGCATGGATAGCCGCAATGGTTTAGATTTTATCAACAAAAAAGACATTAAAGGGAAAAGTGAATTTGTTATTTTTCCATTCTCAAATATTAGAGAGGTAAAGTAG
- a CDS encoding M4 family metallopeptidase, whose translation MKKRTSLVLALGLTMGSVIPISAAANTIPYNVTVQKEAKQFGKDVKVNWKKGQAVPSFVHGKLSTKTHKNKDDIKQFLKENKELYQLDSDKDLTLLDVETDELGSTHYNFVQSVQGIPVDGAEFKVHTDKDGIITAVNGDVFPDASSYFKGKLKAQVAKESALEKAWKSINVTKAETETNAEADPDGKKFEDTVEKADLVVYKNENDFYLAYKINLQFIQPYPANWVVYVDAINGNVLDSYNAVNDSGTGIGVLGDTKTLNTYYSGGTYLLYDTTKPMAGVIETRTAVNKTRLPGNYSVDPDNNFNATSQGADVDAHYYAGAVYDYYKNTFNRNSFDGNGATLRSTVHYGRNYNNAFWNGSQMVYGDGDGTTFTSLSGSLDVIAHELTHAVTERTAGLEYRYQSGALNESISDTFGVFLDKDDYLIGEDVYTPKKAGDALRSLSNPSLYGQPEHMSNYVNTTSDNGGVHTNSGIPNKAAHLTISKLGISVAEKIYYRALTVYLSPTSNFSDARASLLAAAADLYGTGSTQYNAVASAWTQVGVN comes from the coding sequence ATGAAGAAAAGAACGTCACTTGTTTTGGCATTAGGTTTAACGATGGGGTCTGTGATACCGATTTCGGCTGCAGCAAATACGATTCCGTACAATGTTACGGTTCAGAAGGAAGCAAAGCAGTTTGGGAAAGATGTAAAGGTAAATTGGAAAAAAGGACAAGCGGTCCCATCCTTCGTTCATGGAAAATTATCGACTAAGACTCACAAAAATAAAGATGATATAAAGCAATTTTTAAAAGAAAATAAAGAGCTCTATCAATTGGATTCCGATAAAGATTTGACCCTGCTCGATGTAGAAACAGACGAGCTTGGCAGCACTCACTATAATTTTGTCCAATCTGTCCAGGGAATTCCGGTTGATGGGGCAGAATTTAAAGTTCATACCGATAAAGACGGGATTATAACGGCTGTAAATGGTGATGTGTTCCCAGATGCTTCCTCATACTTTAAAGGAAAGCTGAAAGCACAGGTTGCTAAGGAGTCTGCATTAGAAAAGGCATGGAAATCGATTAATGTAACCAAAGCGGAAACAGAAACTAATGCGGAAGCGGACCCTGATGGTAAAAAGTTTGAGGATACAGTTGAAAAAGCAGATCTTGTTGTTTATAAAAATGAAAATGACTTTTACCTAGCTTATAAAATAAACCTGCAATTCATTCAGCCATATCCGGCAAACTGGGTCGTATATGTGGATGCTATAAATGGTAATGTCCTAGATTCCTATAATGCCGTGAATGACTCAGGTACTGGAATCGGCGTTCTAGGAGATACGAAAACGCTTAACACCTATTATTCCGGCGGAACCTACTTGTTGTATGATACGACTAAGCCAATGGCAGGTGTGATTGAAACTAGAACAGCAGTTAATAAAACAAGGCTGCCAGGTAATTATTCTGTTGATCCTGATAATAACTTTAATGCGACGTCACAGGGTGCGGATGTTGATGCCCACTACTATGCTGGTGCTGTCTATGATTATTATAAAAACACGTTTAATCGAAATAGTTTTGATGGAAATGGAGCAACACTTCGTTCAACTGTTCACTACGGTAGAAATTACAACAATGCGTTCTGGAACGGGTCGCAGATGGTGTATGGTGATGGGGATGGAACAACCTTTACATCATTATCCGGATCGCTTGATGTTATTGCCCACGAATTAACCCATGCGGTAACAGAAAGAACGGCGGGATTAGAATACAGATATCAATCCGGTGCACTGAATGAATCGATCTCTGATACGTTCGGGGTATTCCTTGATAAAGATGACTATTTAATCGGTGAAGATGTGTATACGCCGAAAAAAGCAGGCGATGCGCTGCGCAGTTTATCAAACCCAAGCCTTTATGGACAACCAGAGCATATGAGTAATTATGTAAATACGACTTCTGATAATGGCGGTGTCCATACAAATAGCGGTATTCCAAACAAAGCTGCCCATTTAACGATTTCCAAGCTGGGAATATCTGTAGCAGAGAAAATCTACTATCGTGCACTAACTGTTTATCTATCACCAACGAGTAACTTTAGCGACGCACGTGCCTCACTTCTAGCTGCGGCAGCCGATTTATACGGCACCGGCAGCACACAGTACAATGCTGTTGCATCTGCTTGGACACAAGTAGGGGTAAACTAA